In Crinalium epipsammum PCC 9333, the following are encoded in one genomic region:
- a CDS encoding caspase family protein gives MANHACIAIGINRYEFFQPLHYAEADAQVVREFLVESAGWVADRCLLLSDTSTPIEQKLTYPTRENIMGWLSEWCQDNLQPGDFLWVFFSGYGVSTGSEDYLMPIDGNLADIASTGISVRSLLHFVKQQVGQNALLLLNINRSQGVQAGAKVGDQTLAVARELGIPTFLSCQGDQFSYEATTLRQGLFTVALLEALRYDPAITLESLDQYLRDRTPELSRHHLRPIQTPVSVYNSELSKMLILPQSDTAGDLTADNKEIHILTTAYVINTDAVNTEDTDQLTPTQVVIPENVISLAATTPSAQPEVGALVPYANKEPQLETPIPWWQQLLLWGTGTTLVIGMIAGVILRVFHDQQIAQTAGKTSNSASVAGVSETSSNPKITKIDANTTNKASAKRLQANKAILDKAKRLIKSNQASSFSNAIAQAQKVVPGDPLYEQATANTNLWSRKILDLASARAQQGNYAGAIAAAQLLQPNLPVYAESQSAIASWQILAQQQRTNKIILQAAKKLIVPGQASSYNRAITAAGQIPPNQPVYLQAQKSIKQWSQQIYLIAQSRALEGELQSAIATATLVPQNTPVYSKAQKAIAKWRQRQ, from the coding sequence ATGGCAAATCACGCTTGTATAGCCATTGGTATTAATCGCTATGAGTTTTTTCAACCTCTGCACTATGCAGAAGCGGATGCACAGGTAGTGCGCGAGTTTTTAGTGGAGTCAGCAGGTTGGGTAGCGGATCGATGTTTGTTGTTAAGCGATACTTCGACACCGATAGAGCAAAAGTTAACTTACCCTACTCGTGAAAATATCATGGGCTGGCTGTCGGAGTGGTGCCAAGACAATTTGCAACCAGGAGATTTCCTGTGGGTGTTTTTCAGTGGCTATGGTGTTAGTACAGGATCAGAAGATTACCTGATGCCTATTGATGGCAACCTTGCTGATATTGCTAGTACAGGAATATCAGTGCGATCGCTGTTACATTTTGTAAAACAGCAAGTAGGTCAAAATGCTTTGCTATTGCTGAATATAAACCGCAGCCAAGGTGTACAAGCAGGTGCTAAGGTTGGCGATCAAACACTTGCGGTGGCGCGTGAATTAGGCATTCCGACTTTTTTATCTTGCCAGGGCGATCAATTTTCCTACGAAGCAACAACTTTACGACAGGGATTATTTACTGTTGCACTTTTAGAAGCGTTACGTTATGACCCAGCGATAACTTTAGAAAGTTTAGATCAATACCTGCGCGATCGCACTCCTGAGTTAAGTAGACACCACTTGCGACCTATTCAAACACCTGTGAGTGTCTACAACAGCGAACTTAGCAAAATGCTAATTTTGCCTCAGTCGGACACGGCTGGGGATTTAACAGCAGACAATAAAGAAATACATATATTAACAACTGCATACGTTATTAATACTGATGCCGTAAATACTGAGGATACCGATCAACTAACGCCTACACAAGTCGTTATACCGGAAAATGTAATTTCATTAGCTGCAACAACTCCTTCAGCGCAGCCAGAAGTAGGGGCGCTGGTTCCTTACGCAAATAAAGAACCTCAGTTAGAAACACCTATTCCTTGGTGGCAGCAATTACTCTTGTGGGGTACAGGTACAACCCTGGTAATAGGTATGATTGCTGGGGTGATTTTGAGGGTTTTTCACGATCAGCAAATAGCCCAAACAGCAGGTAAAACCTCTAATTCAGCTTCGGTGGCAGGGGTGTCTGAGACATCATCTAACCCTAAAATAACGAAAATTGATGCCAACACAACTAATAAAGCATCAGCAAAGCGTCTACAGGCAAATAAAGCGATATTGGATAAAGCTAAACGCCTAATTAAAAGTAATCAAGCTTCTAGCTTTAGTAATGCGATCGCACAAGCCCAAAAAGTTGTACCAGGCGATCCTTTATATGAACAGGCAACAGCAAATACTAATCTTTGGAGTCGGAAAATTTTAGATTTAGCCTCTGCCCGCGCCCAACAGGGTAATTATGCTGGTGCGATCGCTGCTGCTCAATTGCTACAACCAAATCTGCCAGTGTATGCTGAATCTCAAAGTGCGATCGCTAGTTGGCAAATACTTGCACAGCAACAGAGAACTAATAAAATTATCTTGCAGGCTGCTAAGAAATTAATTGTTCCAGGGCAAGCTTCTTCTTATAATCGCGCGATTACTGCTGCTGGTCAAATTCCACCAAATCAACCAGTTTATTTACAGGCTCAAAAGTCAATTAAACAATGGAGCCAGCAAATTTATCTGATTGCTCAGTCTAGGGCATTAGAAGGAGAATTGCAAAGTGCCATTGCTACGGCGACTTTAGTTCCCCAAAATACACCCGTTTACTCAAAGGCTCAAAAAGCGATCGCTAAATGGCGGCAGAGGCAATGA
- the rpmF gene encoding 50S ribosomal protein L32 yields the protein MAVPKKKTSKSKRDKRKATWKHKAAVEAQKALSLGKSILTGRAKSFVYPSTEEEEEES from the coding sequence ATGGCAGTTCCTAAGAAGAAAACCTCAAAATCTAAACGCGATAAGCGCAAAGCTACCTGGAAGCATAAGGCAGCAGTCGAAGCTCAAAAAGCTTTGTCTCTAGGTAAATCTATATTAACTGGACGTGCTAAGAGCTTTGTTTATCCTTCCACTGAGGAAGAAGAAGAAGAAAGCTAA